The proteins below are encoded in one region of Candidatus Omnitrophota bacterium:
- a CDS encoding integron integrase: MTNAIRVKHFSYSTERTYVTWAKRFFDYLNKGKRKQIYPQKLTPEDVKDYLTYLAIEGRVSSSTQNQAFNALLFLFRDVLKIEVNNLAETVRAKRGPKLPTVLSVKEIQGLFEQLRNKDLLIVQLLYGSGLRLMELVRLRVQDIDFESNILFLRGAKGDKDRSTMLPQALGSSLRKHLEQVKNIFEEDKAAGYGEVYLPNALEHKYSKAAKEWGWQYAFPSSRLSIDPRSGKIRRHHISPNTVQKIVAIAVKKAGIIKRASVHTLRHSFATHLLMNGVNIREVQELLGHKHVETTMIYTHILRDMVNIPESPLDNLYDKRGFSDKNNGVASYESVKVNKR, translated from the coding sequence ATGACGAATGCCATTCGAGTGAAGCATTTTTCTTATAGCACAGAAAGGACATACGTTACATGGGCAAAGAGATTTTTTGATTATTTAAATAAAGGAAAGCGAAAGCAGATATATCCTCAGAAGCTAACCCCAGAAGATGTTAAAGATTATTTGACATATCTAGCTATAGAGGGTCGAGTTTCATCTTCGACCCAGAACCAAGCCTTTAATGCACTTTTATTTTTATTTCGAGATGTTCTAAAAATAGAAGTAAATAATTTAGCTGAAACCGTTCGCGCAAAGCGGGGCCCTAAATTACCAACAGTTTTGTCAGTTAAGGAAATACAAGGGTTATTTGAACAACTAAGGAATAAAGATTTATTAATTGTGCAATTGCTTTATGGTTCAGGGTTGCGGCTTATGGAGCTCGTGCGCTTGCGAGTGCAGGATATTGATTTTGAGAGCAATATTTTATTTTTACGCGGAGCAAAAGGGGATAAAGACCGTAGCACTATGCTGCCACAGGCGTTAGGTAGTTCTCTCAGAAAACATTTAGAGCAAGTTAAGAATATTTTCGAAGAAGATAAAGCTGCCGGTTATGGAGAGGTATATCTACCGAATGCTTTAGAGCACAAATATTCTAAAGCTGCTAAGGAGTGGGGGTGGCAGTATGCTTTTCCATCTTCTCGACTTTCAATTGATCCTAGGAGTGGTAAAATCCGAAGACATCATATAAGTCCCAATACAGTTCAAAAGATTGTAGCTATTGCGGTAAAGAAAGCCGGAATTATAAAACGCGCCAGCGTGCATACTCTCAGGCATAGCTTCGCAACACATCTTTTAATGAATGGGGTTAATATTCGAGAAGTCCAGGAACTGTTAGGGCATAAGCATGTAGAAACTACAATGATTTATACGCATATATTAAGGGATATGGTAAATATCCCTGAAAGCCCGCTCGATAATCTTTATGATAAAAGAGGGTTTAGCGATAAGAATAATGGAGTAGCTAGCTATGAGAGCGTTAAGGTTAATAAAAGATAG
- the rlmD gene encoding 23S rRNA (uracil(1939)-C(5))-methyltransferase RlmD — MKICKHFSECGGCRFQDIPYQQQLETKEARVKGLLELSELSTQLKPINSSEQWYYRNKMEFSFGYERGVVCGLYSKDKKRRVVDLEECLIFSSDLRLILEAIKYFLKDNKHSVYDKYSHKGFLRNLIVRETKFTNQLMVGLVTSSSEELNSQSFIDELNKLKLKSKIKSIYWIINDSLSDAVIFDKKELLFGDEFLEERLGDFRFKIGIDTFFQVNPRMIADFYKKLVSYGGLSKDKRVLDLFCGLGSIGIHLANQAKFVWGVEVVKEIVDLAWQNAKLNHIDNISFFTSDVRKFLNTQGIFYRDVDLLVVNPPRSGLSKKIIRAILRLEPKEIIYSSCNPTALFIDLKGLSDQYSIDFIEPFDFFPHTPHLEVLSLLKRK; from the coding sequence ATGAAAATTTGTAAACATTTTTCTGAATGTGGCGGTTGTCGCTTTCAAGATATTCCTTACCAACAACAGCTTGAAACTAAAGAAGCTAGAGTTAAAGGCTTACTTGAACTTTCAGAGCTATCTACTCAGTTAAAGCCAATCAATTCTTCAGAGCAGTGGTATTATCGTAACAAAATGGAGTTTAGCTTTGGTTACGAGAGAGGTGTCGTTTGCGGCTTGTATAGCAAGGATAAAAAGAGAAGAGTTGTTGATTTGGAGGAGTGTTTAATTTTCTCATCCGATTTAAGACTAATTCTAGAGGCGATTAAATATTTTTTAAAAGATAATAAGCATTCTGTTTATGATAAATATTCTCATAAAGGTTTTTTAAGAAATTTGATAGTTCGGGAAACTAAATTTACCAATCAGCTAATGGTCGGTTTGGTTACTTCCAGTAGCGAAGAATTAAATTCACAAAGCTTTATTGATGAACTAAATAAATTAAAATTAAAGTCAAAAATAAAGTCTATTTATTGGATTATTAATGATTCTTTAAGTGATGCGGTTATTTTTGATAAAAAAGAACTATTGTTTGGCGATGAGTTCTTGGAGGAAAGATTGGGAGATTTCAGATTTAAAATTGGGATTGATACTTTTTTCCAGGTAAACCCTCGAATGATTGCTGACTTTTATAAGAAGCTTGTTAGTTATGGGGGTCTTTCTAAAGACAAGAGAGTATTAGATCTTTTTTGCGGTTTAGGATCTATCGGTATTCATCTTGCCAATCAAGCAAAGTTTGTTTGGGGGGTTGAGGTAGTTAAGGAGATAGTCGATTTGGCTTGGCAAAATGCTAAATTAAACCATATTGATAATATTTCTTTTTTTACTTCCGATGTTCGTAAGTTTTTGAATACTCAAGGTATTTTTTATAGGGATGTAGACCTTCTAGTCGTAAACCCACCTCGTTCTGGTCTTTCTAAAAAGATCATTCGGGCCATTTTGCGCCTAGAGCCTAAGGAAATTATTTATTCTTCTTGTAACCCAACCGCTCTTTTCATTGATTTAAAAGGCCTCAGCGATCAATATAGCATTGATTTTATTGAGCCTTTTGACTTTTTTCCCCATACCCCGCATCTTGAGGTTTTGAGTCTACTAAAACGCAAATAA
- a CDS encoding nitroreductase family protein, producing MRALRLIKDRRSVRKFKKRAVSRQTVNKILEAGRWAPSGLNNQPWRFMVLDKEKKDALAVFTHYGHIIKSADKLILVFLDKKTSYNYEKDLMAIGSCIQNILLCIHSKKLGACWLGEILNQKKKVHKYLKLRPNLELEAVIALGAPVSYPRLTKRKKLKSLIIK from the coding sequence ATGAGAGCGTTAAGGTTAATAAAAGATAGAAGGTCAGTGCGAAAGTTTAAAAAGAGGGCTGTTTCTAGGCAGACGGTTAACAAAATTTTAGAGGCTGGTCGCTGGGCGCCTTCGGGACTCAATAACCAGCCCTGGCGGTTTATGGTTCTAGATAAGGAGAAAAAGGATGCTTTGGCTGTTTTTACTCATTATGGTCATATTATCAAATCAGCCGATAAACTTATTTTAGTATTTTTAGATAAGAAGACCTCTTATAATTATGAGAAAGATCTAATGGCCATTGGTTCTTGTATTCAAAACATATTACTTTGTATTCATTCTAAAAAGTTAGGCGCCTGCTGGCTAGGTGAGATTCTTAATCAAAAGAAAAAGGTTCATAAATATCTTAAGTTAAGGCCTAACCTTGAGCTAGAAGCGGTTATAGCTTTAGGCGCTCCTGTTTCTTATCCTCGACTGACTAAAAGAAAAAAACTCAAAAGTCTAATAATAAAATGA